Proteins encoded within one genomic window of Deinococcota bacterium:
- the rsmH gene encoding 16S rRNA (cytosine(1402)-N(4))-methyltransferase RsmH, translating into MVAEVMAALAVKPGGLYIDGTFGAGGHSRAILAAGGSVLAIDRDPLARDYARALSDEAGAEGRLRLAGGNFRDLRGHLMAARLGRADGILLDLGLSSMHVDHPERGFAFRQEGPLDMRMGGEGETAAEVVNTYDEAELASIIYRYGEERHSRRVARRIAEARAEKPIESTTELADIVRRAYPAGPRRDHPARRTFQALRIHVNDELGALEQALEQAEEVLAPGGRLVVIAYHSLEDRIVKRFLRASTRLEPLHKRPLTATDEEIARNPRARSAKLRSAQKSPTTPAEARP; encoded by the coding sequence ATGGTCGCCGAGGTCATGGCAGCGCTGGCGGTCAAGCCGGGCGGCCTCTATATCGACGGCACCTTCGGCGCGGGCGGACACAGCCGCGCCATCCTGGCGGCGGGCGGTTCGGTCTTGGCTATCGACCGCGACCCGCTCGCCCGGGACTACGCAAGGGCGCTCAGCGACGAGGCCGGCGCCGAGGGCCGCCTGCGGCTCGCAGGGGGCAACTTCCGCGACCTCCGCGGCCACCTCATGGCCGCCCGGCTGGGGCGCGCCGACGGCATCCTTTTGGACCTGGGCCTGTCCTCGATGCATGTGGACCATCCGGAGCGGGGTTTCGCCTTTCGCCAGGAGGGCCCCCTCGACATGCGCATGGGCGGGGAGGGCGAGACGGCGGCGGAGGTAGTGAACACGTATGACGAGGCCGAGCTGGCGAGCATCATCTATCGCTACGGCGAGGAGCGCCACAGCCGGCGCGTCGCCAGGCGCATCGCCGAGGCTCGAGCCGAAAAGCCCATCGAGAGCACCACCGAACTCGCCGACATCGTGCGGCGCGCCTACCCTGCAGGACCTCGGCGCGACCATCCGGCGCGGCGCACCTTTCAGGCCTTGCGCATCCATGTGAACGACGAGCTAGGCGCGCTCGAGCAGGCGCTCGAGCAGGCCGAGGAGGTCTTGGCGCCGGGCGGGCGGCTGGTGGTCATCGCCTATCACTCGCTGGAGGACCGCATCGTCAAGCGCTTCCTGCGGGCGAGCACGAGGCTCGAGCCGCTGCACAAGCGCCCGCTGACGGCGACGGACGAGGAGATCGCCAGGAATCCGCGCGCCCGCAGCGCTAAGCTGCGCAGCGCTCAAAAGTCCCCGACGACGCCCGCGGAGGCCAGGCCGTGA
- a CDS encoding HDIG domain-containing protein: protein MVEVEPQPQHWLSATRLDEVAGAFAYVADLKAPFLRGRSGSVAELAEATARNLGFAAADVAALRRAALLHDLGRVGVANGVWEKPGPLSVGGWEQVRLHPYHAERILSCSSLLVVSASCRSKGSQSSNLLNFGPHR, encoded by the coding sequence GTGGTGGAGGTCGAACCGCAGCCGCAGCACTGGCTATCGGCAACGCGCCTCGACGAGGTGGCCGGAGCCTTTGCCTACGTGGCCGACCTGAAGGCGCCCTTTCTGCGAGGCCGCTCCGGAAGCGTGGCGGAACTGGCCGAGGCCACGGCGCGAAATCTGGGCTTTGCCGCAGCCGATGTCGCGGCCTTGCGCCGGGCGGCGCTCTTGCACGACCTCGGCCGGGTCGGCGTCGCTAACGGCGTCTGGGAGAAGCCGGGTCCGCTGAGTGTCGGCGGGTGGGAACAAGTCCGGCTGCACCCCTACCACGCCGAACGCATCCTTTCGTGCTCGAGCCTCTTGGTCGTCTCGGCGTCCTGCCGTTCCAAGGGCTCCCAATCGTCGAACTTGCTAAACTTCGGGCCCCACAGGTGA
- the mraZ gene encoding division/cell wall cluster transcriptional repressor MraZ, whose protein sequence is MPFGEFQYSVDDKGRVIVPPPFREFVEDGMVVTRGMEGCLYVFPLAAWRRIEERLTELPLTDHEARNFVRFFYSGASKAKIDSAGRITLPATLRMFADLATNVVVAGAPNRLEIWDEARWLSNLTEVQSKPPAPELLRELVG, encoded by the coding sequence ATGCCATTTGGCGAATTTCAGTATTCGGTGGACGACAAGGGGCGCGTCATCGTCCCGCCACCGTTTCGCGAATTCGTCGAGGACGGCATGGTCGTCACCCGCGGCATGGAGGGTTGCCTCTACGTTTTTCCGCTGGCGGCCTGGCGCCGCATCGAGGAGCGGCTGACGGAATTACCCCTGACCGACCACGAGGCGCGCAACTTCGTGCGCTTTTTCTACTCCGGGGCGTCCAAGGCCAAGATCGACTCGGCCGGCCGCATCACCCTGCCCGCGACCCTGCGCATGTTCGCCGACCTCGCCACCAACGTGGTGGTGGCGGGCGCGCCCAATCGGCTGGAGATCTGGGACGAGGCGCGCTGGCTCTCCAACCTGACCGAGGTGCAGTCGAAGCCTCCCGCCCCCGAACTTCTGCGGGAACTCGTCGGATGA